TATAGTTAATATTCTAATATTTCATTGTATTTATATATTTTCTTTATTTATCATCCCTCACTTTTTTTTACTGATTATTATTAATTTTCTCATTTTTTGAAAAAATACTATTTATTTGAATAAAAGTATATAAATTATAAAAATATGATTTAATAAATAATACAATTAACTAAGCAAAAAAATTAAAAAATATATTAAATACTTAGGTGAAATCAATGAAAAAAGCAGTTATTAAAACAGATAAAGGTGATATTACATTAGAATTATATCCTAATGAAGCACCAGGAACAGTAGCAAACTTTGAAAAACTAGCAAATGAAGGATTTTATAATGGACTTACATTCCACAGAGTAATACCAGACTTTGTTATCCAAGGTGGATGTCCAAATGGAAATGGAACAGGAGGACCAGGTTACACAATTAAATGTGAAACAGAAGGAAATCCACATAAACATGGTACAGGAGCACTTTCAATGGCTCATGCTGGAAAAGATACAGGTGGAAGTCAATTCTTCATAACACACTCACCACAACCTCACCTTGATGGTGTACACACAGTATTTGGACAAGTAATCGATGGTATGGATGTTGTAAATGCAATCAGACCAGGCGATGTTATGAATGAAGTAATCATAATAGATGAATAAATAAAAAAAAAGTATTACAAAAATATTAGTTTTATATTAATAAAATTAATATACTATAAATTACAGAAAATAAAATAGAATTTAGAAAAATAATTATATTCATTTCTTTATTTTCTAACTTAACCTCCCCTAAAAATACATTTTAAATAACAATACACTATTTTTTAAGTTGACTTAAAAGTCCTGATTTTCTAGCATAATTAAAAAGATATAATTGAACATACCCTGAATATATACCATATTTATCCTGAGCATATGATGTAATCTTCTTATTTGATATTTTCTGTGAATTAAAATACAAATAACTCATTATACGATTTATCCATACATCTGTCGGAAATGATTCATATTTACCATAACCATATAAAAGTATACAATCAGCAACCTTAGGACCTACTCCTGATAATTTATTTAATTCATTAAATGCATCCGTGTAGTTCATATTAAATATTTCATTATGAAAATCTGGTTTTTTTAGTATCATACTGGTAGTTTCAAGCATTTGACTACTACGATATCCACTTCCATATGTTTTAAGATTTTCTTCTGGTATTTTGATAAATGTTTTTTCATCTGGAAATGCAGGATATTTTACATCATTAACTAAGTATGTAGGTCCATGATTTTTTCGTATTTCATGTATTGTTTTTGTCCATCTTTTAATTGAGTTGTTAGCTGATAAAATTGATGAAATTATTGATTCAAAAACATTATGTGCTTTAAATAAACGAAGTCCTCTGTTGAATTTAAATGTATCTGATAGCATGTCATCTTCTTTTAGGAATTTTCTAAATTCATCCATCGGATAGTTTAAATCAAAAATATAAAACAACTTATCATGTAGTAAATCTTCATTTATACTCTTATTTGAAAAATATTTCACATACAATGGATCATTTAGTTTATCTTGTCTTAGTGCTATAACAACAGGTTCATCATCGACTGTGATATTTTCATAGTACGTTTTATTATGATTTATCCATGGCATTTGACTTGTTTGTCCTGTATTTATTGTTAAATCAAGATTAAAATCTCCAACATATTCATCATTTTCTATAGTTATTTCACCATTTATCATTTAAGTTTACCTCCCATTAAAAGAAAAAATAGTATTATCCTTTTTTTATAGTCTAATTAAAAGTTTCTTATATAAATAAAAAAAATAGGAAAAAAAGGGGTGTGTGTTGTGTTTATAGGTTATCTGGGTAATGTAATTGTTTTTTATTAATCCATTTTACTTTATCATTTGGTGTTATTACAACCACATCAATTGGTCCACCTACTGCTGCTATTTGATGATCATCACCTATTATGCTATCTGTGTATTTTTGTATTGTAGCTGTTGTTTTTATTAGAAATACTGCTAGTTCTATTGCATCTTGTAGTGGTAGTGTACTCCATGGTATTTTATATTCAAGAAGTCCTAGTTGTTGTTGTATTTCTTGTTGTGTTGATCCTTGGAATTTTTGTTGGAAGAATGGATTTACAAATATTCGACCATCATATCCAAGTATTAGACGTGCTACTACATCTCCTTGTCCTACCCATGTTCCTCCATAATCATTAGGTTGTCTTTTTTGTTGTATTGTTCCTGGTATTGTAAGTTCAAAGATTTCTGTCTCATTATTCTCATTATATCCTGCTATTAGTATATCTACAGGTTGTAGTTGACATATTCCTTCTTTAATATTTCCCTGTGGATCACGTGCTTTGAACTTTATTAAATCATTTTGTCGTTGGATTGATATTAATTCATTTCCCATCATTGCAACTTGTGCTTTTATGTTTTCTTCTGTTGCATTTTGTTGTAATTCTAGTGGATATCGTTGTAAGATGTAGTTGTATAGTTCATTTGCTATTGTTTCAATACTTGTATTATCTTTAACAGTTTTTGCATAATCTGTAATGTAGTCTGCTACATTTTCAAGTTTTCCATCAGGTTTGTTAAAAAATGCTAGTCCTGCTAGAGATACTACTACTTTATCATTTATTGGAAATATTTTTGTTATATTTTCTGATGCTCGTACTAGATTGTTTCTTTCGGTTTGTATTTGTTTACTATCTGATGCTATGACTATTCCTTCATAGGTTGCTATATTTACGATAAGTGTCATTTTTATATCATCACCAATGCGATTTTTTTCATGTTTTTATGTAATCATAGTATTAATATTTCATAATAAGTATTTTTCCATATTAATTTATTTAAAATAAAAATAATTTTAAATTTAAAAAAAAATTTTAGATAAAAAAAAGGGGTGTATAGTGTGTGGGTTATATTCGTACTGGTATTTGTTTTTCTTTTAGGTACTCTTTAACTGTTGGTACTGGGTATTCATCAAAGTGGAATATACTAGCTGCTAGTGCTGCATCTGCTTGTCCTTTAGCAAATGCTTCATAGATGTGTTCTGGATTTCCTACTCCACCTGATACTATTACTGGTATTGATACATTTTCACTTATTGTGCGTGTTAAGTCAAGATCATATCCTGCTTTTGTTCCATCACGATCCATACTTGTTAGTAGTATTTCACCAGCTCCTCGTTCTTCACATTCTATTGCCCAGTTTACTGCATCTATTCCTGTAAATTCACGTCCTCCATAGATACTACAGTCAAACCAGCAATAACCATCATCAGTTTCTACATAAAAATGTCCATCGTTTTCTTTTGGATTTTCAACATATCGTCTTTTTGCATCAATTCCTATTACACATGCTTGACTTCCAACATGTTTTGATGCTCTGTTTATAAGTGATGGATCTTTTATTGCTGCTGTGTTTGTTGAGCATTTATCTGCTCCTGCTTTTAGCATGTTTACATAGTCTTTTACTTCTCGTATTCCTCCACCTACACATATTGGTGCAAATACATTTTCTACTGTTTTTTCTATTACATCTGCCATTGTTGATCGTCTTTCATGTGAGGCTGTAATATCAAGAAGTATTATTTCATCAGCACCATCTTCATAGTATTTAGTTGCAAGTTCAACAGGATTTCCTGCATATCGTATTTGT
Above is a genomic segment from Methanosphaera cuniculi containing:
- a CDS encoding peptidylprolyl isomerase, which gives rise to MKKAVIKTDKGDITLELYPNEAPGTVANFEKLANEGFYNGLTFHRVIPDFVIQGGCPNGNGTGGPGYTIKCETEGNPHKHGTGALSMAHAGKDTGGSQFFITHSPQPHLDGVHTVFGQVIDGMDVVNAIRPGDVMNEVIIIDE
- a CDS encoding DNA glycosylase, with amino-acid sequence MINGEITIENDEYVGDFNLDLTINTGQTSQMPWINHNKTYYENITVDDEPVVIALRQDKLNDPLYVKYFSNKSINEDLLHDKLFYIFDLNYPMDEFRKFLKEDDMLSDTFKFNRGLRLFKAHNVFESIISSILSANNSIKRWTKTIHEIRKNHGPTYLVNDVKYPAFPDEKTFIKIPEENLKTYGSGYRSSQMLETTSMILKKPDFHNEIFNMNYTDAFNELNKLSGVGPKVADCILLYGYGKYESFPTDVWINRIMSYLYFNSQKISNKKITSYAQDKYGIYSGYVQLYLFNYARKSGLLSQLKK
- the hisF gene encoding imidazole glycerol phosphate synthase subunit HisF produces the protein MLSKRIIPCLDCDLQIPEGRVVKGVEFKQIRYAGNPVELATKYYEDGADEIILLDITASHERRSTMADVIEKTVENVFAPICVGGGIREVKDYVNMLKAGADKCSTNTAAIKDPSLINRASKHVGSQACVIGIDAKRRYVENPKENDGHFYVETDDGYCWFDCSIYGGREFTGIDAVNWAIECEERGAGEILLTSMDRDGTKAGYDLDLTRTISENVSIPVIVSGGVGNPEHIYEAFAKGQADAALAASIFHFDEYPVPTVKEYLKEKQIPVRI